In Corylus avellana chromosome ca8, CavTom2PMs-1.0, the genomic stretch CCGAGTCGCGTGGGGTTGTTAAGGTGGTGTTTAGTGGAATCCAAAGTTTTTGAGTTGGTGGTGGTGGCCAGTTCTACTAGATCAAGGATTCGTGAGAAATGCAATCCTTCCTTTTTTTGGGAAGAACTGATAATTGCAGGGTGTTGGATACCATTGAGGAATAGCTGACAATGAAGGGTGCTTCGGTCTATTGGAAACGTTCCCAGGCTGGCTTCATCAGTATCATTGCTCAGCGTCGTTCTAATATGCACGGACATTTCTTGGTTGTAGAGGAATATGGTGGAGGTAGGAGGAGGAGATTTATCTTAGTGTCGGAAGGGAGAAATGGCAAAGGCTAGAGGTCTTTTGCTTCGGAGCTATGAGTGGTCGTGAAATACACCCAATCAATTTATGGTAGCGGCAATAGCAAATCGACGTCATAACTAAAATCAACAACAAAGATGGGAGGGAAGAGGCCATTTGCAGAGGTGTTGTTGTCTACGGAAAAGGCTCCTCCAACGATGGGTAGTTCTGGAAACCCATCGAAGTCGGAGCTGAGATTCCAGCGAAGGATTTAAAGCCTCGGGCAAAGGAGTTGAAGTCTCCGGCAAAGCCCCTACATTGAAGGGCGGTTATGGGGTCCCTAAAAAGCTTGCACCAAAGGAGAAGATGACATTGACGGGACAGTGTGACTTTGACATTGCGTCTAAGGATGGAGAAGTTGTTGGTGAagaaaattcaagaaagaaGAGAGCTTTTGGTTAAAGGGTTGAAATGCACTCCTTCATAAACACGTTACTTCGTATCAAAAAGGACAAAGTGAGGTGTTACAATGGATGGACTTGGGCTTGACCATAGACAATTTCTAGAAGCAGCACGTCAAAGTGGTTGATAGATGTTATGTGTAAAAGGAATGGGAAGTCTGAAcaatcttcttctccattttgaGGCTGCTTGTGccatttggaatgttttcttcaatcGATTTGGGCTATCTTAGGTTATACCTAGACAAGTAGTcaacttttatgttttttcaatttgttttaaaCATACCTAGAAGTGCTACTATGTGGAAGATGTTGTCTTTGTGCCTTTTGTGGTATCTATAGAAGGAACGGAATAACAAAAGTTTTGAGGACTGTGAAAagactttggaggagattaagtctttattttttaacaatctaTATCTTTGGACGGctgcttttgtttcttctttgatgattagttatcatgattgtCGTGTACTTTTTGCTCCTACTAGCTATATGTgacttctcttgtatactccgatatctcgattacttaaccaaaaaaaaatacaaatgttAGCatgtaaaacaaaatgaagacaTAATaagcaaaatcaaatcaattgatAGGCatgcaaatttaaaatattctaaaaGGTGCGTAGCTGAATATAAATAACACATTTCTCATTTAAAACAGATGCGCACCATCAGCTTCTGAACTCTACCACACCGAAGCACCATTTGGTGTGACAAGTAGCTTGATGCATGATAAGTTGTGAAAAACTTTTTAATTGAATCACTATATGATTCTTGTGAAGACTGGGGAATAGCACGGACAAGAACTGTAAAATGACTTGGATTTGGAGGAGATCGAGTAAAGTATTCTAGCCTCATCTTGGTGATGCTCTTGTACTCCTAGaatacataaagaaaaattatcaaataaaaacaaagaaagaaagtaagtTGCTACAAACTTTGAACAAAAGATAATGCAAATGAATAACATCCttacaaagtaaagaagaatgCAAGCTGAGCAGGTTATAATGTATAGTGCGAGACAATGAGCCCAAAgcctgaaaaagaaaatgagtaaCCAATTTATAGcttattttaacaaaaacaacttaaataatttatttcaataacAAAGGTCGTTAAATATGTGACCATAGAAAAGGGGTAATCGATTAAATAGCAAGTTTTAAAGTGCTTGAGTAGACTTTTACTCAAACCAATTTAAAGAGAAGAcgcaacaaaattttctttcatagCATTGTTTACATGCCTCCAAGATAAGCATCTAAACACGTgctagaaaaaattaaaaatagcagTGCGATCTGTTACTTTAAAAATGGTCTAATTCAACAACAGTATATAGCTCATACCACTTAGAACCTTCCTTAACATTCTCGATGGTAAACACTTCCAGTGACTCAGAAGGGATCTGCTTGTGACGCATTTCTTGCCCATAATAATTCACCGGAAGTACTAAAAGAAAGCAAATGACAGCAGCAATAGAAAAGATTCGAATACTGTAGAAAATACAATTGGCACCAATAAGTAAACTTGAAAAACCAGCAGTTGAAATTGTTCTACAAAGATGGAAATGAGACTGAAAGCAAACTATAGAAACATAGATCAAAATAGAGACCAATTTCTGAACACGTATTAATCAAATATAAGTACAAAACACATTGCCAAAGAATCCATTGATATATAAACTTAGATGAAAAGCTTGTTACAAAATAAATAGGAACAATGGGAGAAAACTTCCACAACAACTGAAATATGAAAATGCAAACAGAATGAAGAAgttaaataaactaaaattttatgTCATGGTATATATCACATATATAATTGAAACTATGCGAGTTCTTTGTACATGCTAAGATTAGTTAGCGTCCCCTGCAGTTTGATAAAGTGTCTACTAGAGTACACCTccctaatttataataaaaaaggaagTGCTTCATCATCTGGATAAGGGACACATAAGCATGTATGCATTATCATATGTGAACCCCATTGATCTAGAAACCTCATCCAACTCTAAAAAGGTTGCATCCTCCTATGCCCATGAATGAAATCAGGCTAAAATTGGTCCTGTCAGCTAAACCCAGTTCCAAAGTGCAATGCACTTAACCATTTTCTTCCACCATTCTACAAATAAATTATGTAAAGTCCTGTAATATAGATGACTTAAATACCTAGCTTTTTGGTCATTCATAGCCCTAAAAGCCATCAGAAGAGAACGTGTACTATAATTACATCATACCAAAAGCAGTACTACTACAAGTACGTATTGGGATAGAGTTAAACCACTAGAGTCGGAGCTTTTCTTAACAACAGGAATTATAACAACAGAATTTCTAACAAACAAATGTTTTTACATGCTTGCCATTCCAAGTGAAGCACAGTCAAGAGTATCCAGGCGCATCATTTGCAAAGCACTACCAATAGCTATAAATCTAAATTCGCCTTGCAATTGTTTGGATTTCACATTgtaaaattatttccaatgtagaaaaggaaaaatgaatcAATACAAGGATAGAATTTCATAGAAAATACAAGAATTGATCTTGATCTCACATAGAAAGTTtcacaacaaaaagaaatatgaaaagaacaaaatcaCAATAATCTAAGTCAAACCATCAACTGAAACCAACTACCACTATCTTTTCAAGACATCCACCAGCAAAAACTTCATTGTCTAAAGTTTTGACAAGTAAGTAGTCACCTGAAAACAACTGCCCTGAGAAAAACCACAGCATCCATGCCACCAACGGCCAACATTTCTTCTTCAGTTGTTTCCCATGCTTTCACTATCCAACTAGGCGAAGGAACAAACCTAACAAAGCGGAAAGGATCACTAGGTCTTGGGCACACTGAAGCGAGCCTTCGCCCAAAGTACACACTCACATTGCTTGGTTGTTTTCTCAATATGGAATATACCGATAAAAGGACCAAACAGACGGCTGTATTAATTCCTACAGAAGTTAAAAGTGCAGAAATGTTCATCTCCGTCCACTATATCTTCAGGCTTCAAGCAACCCACTACCCGAGAAGATGGACATAGCATGTAAAGATTATTTCCATGCTGAAAGCATCCGCTTGTCTAAAAAGGCCAAAGTTGCATGGAGAAGCGGCTCTCCTTGACTCGGGTTTTTGTGCTGCAAAACTTATATGTCAGagtcttcttttctttttctgcttaATGAAAAACTCTACATGTAAGTGTGTCATCGTATGTGGACTGAATTCAAGTTAGTTTCTCACTGAAAAAATGCATAGAATAATGTTGAAGCATATGCAAAAGCAAAGATATAAACATCATTTCAACCTTATTAACAAGCAAGTGCATACTAAAGCAGAATATCGAATTGAATACAACAATAGTGTTGCAATTTTGGAATTTCCAgggaaaaatgacaaaaatagtaGCATGAACTTGCTATACAAGTGAAGCACTGCACTACgcaaacaacaaaaagaattcCAGATATCAATTATTATGTGCTTGTACAGTCTACAACGTCTCTAATacataaaaagaagataaaatctTAATTTACTTGGTGTGAGACCaaatttttatctttacttttgtttcttttcccttttttcacTAAAAACCCCAGCAAATGTGTATAATCacaagaaaattacaaaaaagtcAACATAATAGAAgctaaattaaacaaattccacTCATGAGGTCCTCTAAAAAGAGGCACATGTTCGTTAAACGCTATTCCCAACTATGAATTGCaggcgtgtgtgtgtgtgtgagagagagagagagagattagcgGGAATTCAATAAACCGTAAAAGTTAggaactataaaaaaatatttacagaGGACAATGTTCACATACATATAGTGCATGCTACACCGTTTCTAAATAAGCAAGCAGGATGGAACAGGGAAATATTTATGCAATACCCATTCCAAGAACAAAATATGACAGAATATACAAGCTTTGAGAACAAGGCAACAAGCTCAATCACAATAGCGCCAAAATTGCTGCAGAATCCGCTAAAACTGCTCAAGAAGTCTCATATCATATGCGAACTTCTCCACCAAGTGTACAATGTATACATCTATACCATAGAACAGAACAAGTTGAAACCAAATGAAAGGTTCCATGGATACGCAAGTAACTAGCATGAAATTCCTCAGTATTTTGAATAATTCCAATATCAGCATACCAGCCTCTCTTCTTGAACATGCCttgcttttttattattcaaatactGGCACTGcttatttattgtaattttttcaactgCCTCCACAATCTAAATTCGTTAGGAAACTCTTAAACCTTAGATTTGATTTTAAGCATACCTAAGTATAACATTCTAAACCCACTTCTTTAAAAACCTCTAAGGATATAGCAAGCTTTTACTCTTTTATTCGTTTTACCCTTTTTTCTGAGATCAAACTCACATAAGAGTACAAAAACAGCAGGACCAACGTCAGATACAACCAACACAATACAAACAATTCGCAGGTGGTGGATAACCTGCTCAAAAGATACCTTTCCTTCTACGTATTATTGTTCCGTTGATGTCATGCAGTCAAACCTCATCTATAATTAAAGAATTAcacattacaatttttttttttggctcgaATTGCATAATGGGAACTTTACTCATCGCTATAAATAAAGCCAGAGTCATGAAATTAAAGTATAACACCATTGAAACAACAAgtttgagaagaagaaaaaaaaaacggaatACCTACACGAATCTTTGATTGACAAACACAAACAAGAACTCGACGATTATGCGACCAATGCCGATCGATTCGAACTCAGAAAAGAAACGAAGAACGCGACCGGATGAAAACTTGTACGCCGTTTGCGGGCGCTTTGCTTGGActtcacagaaacaaaaaaaatttggattcGATTTGAAGTGAAAGCAAGGAAAGCCGAAACCCTGGATTTTTCAAGGAGCAGAAATTGGAAGCAACACGCAATTGTCTACAGTGTGTGTTAAATCATATATGCGCTCGCGTGTTTCATAAGAATCGCAAAAAATTCGAGGGAACGCCACGTCCAGTGCGATTGAGATTTTGGTTTCGATTTCAAAAGCTTGCTGGACCAACGGGACCGCCACGTGGCTGAAAGCGAGGGCCACCGTCCAAATAGAAGAGAGACCCGAACCGCCTCAACCGTCCGCGcaagacagagacagagagggaCAGGTAATGATGTCACGCTGCATCGCAATCTACCATTATTACCATGTGCTCGAGTTCCTTACCTTCGCATTCGGCACGATTGAGATCCTCGGAATTAGAGCATTTTTAGCAGATCTTGGAATCTGTTGCTTAagtttagaaaatatatttagaaaattgtaaaaaatattttaccttAAGTTtagaaaatatgttttaaaaattgtaaaaaatgttttatagtAGACTCCTTTAATAAACCTTAGACATTATAATTGCTAAAATGAAACCACTATTATCatccttataattattaaaataaaaataataataattctctcttttctcttttctcttctctctcctttctcCTCTCATATCTCACAATCTTCTTTCATCtctcctttcatatatatataattaaaaaaaaatattttaataatattagaaATGATTAAGAAAGGTTATTGTGGTGTATTTTGccataaaaaagtaaaaaatagtttaaattcttaaatatagagaaaatgataataaaaaattgctgaaaatgctcttagGGCGTGTGAAATtggttaaatataaattaattagcatGTGTAAGATGGGCCTGCCAGATGCAAAGGCCCAATTACGGAAATAAGGCCCGTTCTGTCTCTTAACACACTCTGTCGCTTTCGGTTGGCAGAAATAAACAGAGACGCCATTTTTGAAACATTTGAGAAGATTAATGTAGTAAATGGAACACACGTCAATTTGTGAATGCATGAAGGTTTTTGCACTATAACAGAAATCTGACAGTACTTGAGACTTGAGAGTTATCCACAACATCAAGTGATGATCGTGGATGGACCAAAAAAACCCTACACTCAAAACATCATAAGTCAATAACTGGTTTTATTAATTGGTCATCAGGAACTGACAGCCTTTTGGAAGTGTATGCTACGTGGATCAGAACTCAAAAGACAGATTTGACTAACGGTCGGCTGTTTCGTGATCATCGTATGGTGAAGGCAAGACCCACTTGGAAAGTGACCAGCTTCTTCTCGAGTTCCGAACGGTTCgccggtggtggtggtggttgaaaTTATCTCCGCCGGCGCCGGAGGTGGTTGAAGTGGCATTGCGAAGCGTCGAGGCCTTGGTAGAATCCATGGATTCTACCAAGGCCTCGACGCGTCGCAATGCCACCCTCAATGTTTCTTGGGATATGTTTGCAAAACACATTCTGAACCAACCCGGCTCGGAGCAATGGCAGGAAGATCCGGGAGAGATGTTCAACCCGAATCCGAAAAGAATCCTCTTCCAAAGCTCTTTCTCTGCTTCAAACGTGTCGGAGCTTAACAGGTGCCTCATGTCCACCCAGCAAAACAAACCGGCATTGCTCTTCAAGCACTTAATACCCGCACCACGAAGGCCGGCAACAAGCATTTCCTTCCTTCCTCTGATCCTCCTTTGATTCTCCTTTATATATTTTCCAGTGAATTTCTTGTCGGAGAGTATGTTGGAGAGCAAATACTGAGTTTGAGAAGAAACAAGTCCAAAGCTTGACATCTTTGTAGCTGCGGCAACAACTGTTTCATTGTAGGAGTAAATCATGCCCACCCGAAATCCCGGCAAACCAAGATCCTTCGAGAGGCTGTAAACAATGTGAATGCGGTTACACACGTCAGCGTCATCACTACTTGCCTCCATCAAAGCTTCTGAAATGCTTGTAAAGGAGGGGGAGTCAAAAACTGTTCCTGAGTAAATCTCATCACTTATTACATGGATTTTTTTAGTGATAGCAAAATCAATAAGATGGCTAAGTTCTTCCCGGTTCATTGTCGTGCCCAAAGGGTTTGAAGGATTCGTCACCAACACCCCTTTAACCTTTAAATTGAGTTTTTGGGCTTGTTGATAAGCATTCTCCAGTGCGCACGCAGTAATTCTGAAGTCATTCGCACTCGTGCAATGTATTGGAACAATTTCAACTCCAGTACGCCACTTGAGGTCTCTATCAAACCTGCCAAaagacaagtaaaaaaaaacacaataaatcaTGCATGCTTGGACCCGCCAATAAATAtcgatttgaaaaaaaaaaaaaaaaaaagaaaaggttattGTTACCCTGGGTAGTATGGGGTAGGAAGAAGGAAAGCTTCACCGGGTTCAGCGAGGCAGAACATTAGAATCTCATTGGCAGAAGTTGCGCCGGCGGTAAGCACGAGCTTGTTAGGGTCAAAAGCTACTTTAAAGCCTCTTAATTTTGCCATAAACTCCACCAATCTCTGTACAAGTAAATTCAAAATAAGTAGTTTTATATaaatccaattttatttttttaatatcataagAGGGAGTATATGTAATAGAGATTTATTACATTCTTGAAATCGGGAAAGCCATGGTAGTCTTGGAAGAGAGCCAGTTCTCTGAATACAGATCTTCCCTTTCGCTTCAACGCCAGCACATCAGAATTGCTTTCAAGCCATGACTCCAGAAGATCAAACGAAAGCTGCAAGAAGTGTCAGTTAAGGGACATGATGAGAGACTGAGCATAATCTTTAAAAGAACAAGAGATGCCTAAGGAATGGAAAGGATCCGGTTAGTACAATTTCGAAGGGTGAAATGGCACTTTGCAATTCCTCACCATTTCCATTGAAATGAAGAGGAGCCGGTTATGCAAAAATAAGAGGGCAATTGAacttaaaaatatcattttaccCTCCTAAATTGTACTAACaaaatcctctccatttcaaagatTCCATTTTGAAAGACTACGCAAAGCGTGATGTAGGAAAATGGACGCACATTTCATGTCACAATGTGCCAAATATATCTTCTACTAGTAGAAATTTTATCCTATTTtcctatgattttttttcccaaaactttatGAAAATGGGATGatgttttacttttctttcatgattttgtaggtcaaaatacgattttaaataaaattgtagaaaGTATATCATTGGAAATGTGCTTTTAAAAACATTGAagttaaaatgcatttttaaatcacaagtAAGAGGATGCGTTTTTAACAgaaatcgcacattttaaaaCCGCATCAGataactctttaaaaaaaaaaaaaggaattgttGAGCTCTCTTACCTGATTTTCTGCGAGTCCCATTTGAATGATTCCGGTGGTATTTTGAACTTCATGGTAAGAATTCTTCTCATATTCCTGCCACCCCAAGAAGTAGGAAGAGTCTTGGCCGTGTGACTCACAACTAGCTTTCTTAGACAACATTTTCAGGCTAGCTACTCTATGTAGTACTGCTGGTTGCGTGAAAAGGCTGTAAAggttcacagagagagagagagagagagagagagagcctttgCAAGGAGGGCTTGTCATGAAGGACATGAATATATGTAACTGCATTTATACAAAAAGTGATCAGGGAAGGAATCCGAGAATGGAGCGGGAAGAGACATGTGGCACGGTGGCAGAAATtcttaaaaagttttattaaaaagaatctaacttacatgctattattttaatagcaACATGTATGCTGTAATTTAATCAATGGTCGAGATTaataatagagagaaaataaagaaaattttttagagATTCAATTTTgactattaattaaattatagcATACAATAGCATATAAGCCGAATCTTATTAAACAAACCCTTTATTTCTTAGGTAAATTATTCCTGTAAACTTTTAAGTATTCACTTGATACTCAcgtaacagtaaaaattattattaaataaaataacaaataaaaatatatatagcatcTAACAATAATTTTTACTGCCAAAATGAGTATTTGAAAATGAGCACTTGAGTCATTCCTCGTAATCTAATAACGGATGGTGGTCGATTTTGAATTGTCGGgaaaaaaacttacataaatTTTGTATAGAAAGGTTAGATGCAAGATTAATTTTCATTTGTATCAATAATCTGAGAATGGGTTGGGACGGCACCATTCTCACAAAGCGCaagagttttttgttttttatttttataaaacaaagagCAAGAGTCAATAGCTAGCTCTAGGATATTCCGCTAaatgattataataataataataataataataataataataataaaaaaataaaaaaataaaaagtggaaaaagttATCAATTTATTAGAAGTGCCGCCACGTCACGTGATATACTCAATCAGAAAGTGACGTATGTCTcgcctaataaaataatataaaagaaaataaaagggaaagaaaaaatatatatatataattatagatGTAAAAATACAAGcgatacttttcttttttttttatatgtcacACATAAGAGGAGAGttgagattcaaactagtgatatTCATTTTATGAGATATAATttccaaccgattgaactacttcttAAAGGCAAATATACGCAATACTTTATAAAAACCTAATTTTGGCCACGTATGCCATAAAATCCTATCATCACTACTATATATGGTTATGCCAAGCAGGCTATAAACATGAACAATCGGACCAagcaagcttttttttttttttttggacatgccCACACAAGAGAGAGATTAGAATTAGTGAcattcgcttcataaggcgtgctCTCTAGCCGATTAAGTTACCTCTTGAGGACGACCAAGCAAGCTATTAAGCCAACTGACAAAGCCACAAGCTACATGCAGTTTAGTGTTTATTGGCTTAGAGTAAATCAAAATGTGTGGCACCTTCAATTTACATATAATACTCATTTCATATGCTTGGCTTGCTGAATAAATTTTCAAGTGAAAAGGAACAAATTGGGCGAATGGTAAATCACATCAAGCAGCGGCGGAGCtaggatattttttttgtaggggcaGAAAGTgggattaataattaattaatataatataatgttatattttaatattgtttatttgatCAAGTAACACTATAATAAGATTATACTTCTATTTTATCCCGAAATGTGATGTattatatcaaaaattaatagtgatttattccaaatttaattgtgattttaaaatttatatactTTTGAAAATAAGTGAACGACATGAATcttacttatagcattactctgatTTACccaaaaaccaacatatataaatatttatttaaaacacaatattgtatttcaattaattacttctaatatttaattatctatcaataatatgcaattttttttaaagatattgtCTGTCACACTAACATCTAATATCTTTTCTAGAGCAAAAACATactaataagaaaagaagattagTTTAAGTGGTTGAAATGCCACCTATgtgggttgaaaaaaataaaaaaacaaaacaaaaacaaaagaaaagaaaaggaaaggaaagtgCGTCTTGGAGAGATGAGAGACTTCGAGAGAGTGAAATTTATTGGCTATGGACTTATGGCTTTGGGACTGACGCGCCAGCTAGCACCCTTGAGACCCACGCCTATCAGCATCTTCTCcttatatattttccatttctCACATTTAAGCAAAAGCCTTTcaccttttttcttcaaattcatgTCTATAAAAGGTATCGAGAGAGTGAATCAAATGCAAGtctgaaaataattaattgaagaagagagaagccaaccaaaagaagaagcaggaaaagaaaagaaaatcataatcaGAATCAGAATTCTCATTCAAGATCTgctatatatttcttttctttttattttctctaagcaaatgaagaagaagaataaaaagaaagaaaaatagtacgGGCTGAAAGAGGAAGAGGGcttaaaaaacctcaaaaattTAGggtgtaaacttttttttttaggatttttgcaGGGGCAGGCGCACCTGCCCCGCCTCTGCATGGATCCGCCACTGTGTGGCACCCTCAATTTACATATAATACTCATTTCATATGCTTGGCTTGCAGAATAAATtttcaaagtgaaaaaaaaatatatatat encodes the following:
- the LOC132191028 gene encoding 1-aminocyclopropane-1-carboxylate synthase 3-like produces the protein MLSKKASCESHGQDSSYFLGWQEYEKNSYHEVQNTTGIIQMGLAENQLSFDLLESWLESNSDVLALKRKGRSVFRELALFQDYHGFPDFKNRLVEFMAKLRGFKVAFDPNKLVLTAGATSANEILMFCLAEPGEAFLLPTPYYPGFDRDLKWRTGVEIVPIHCTSANDFRITACALENAYQQAQKLNLKVKGVLVTNPSNPLGTTMNREELSHLIDFAITKKIHVISDEIYSGTVFDSPSFTSISEALMEASSDDADVCNRIHIVYSLSKDLGLPGFRVGMIYSYNETVVAAATKMSSFGLVSSQTQYLLSNILSDKKFTGKYIKENQRRIRGRKEMLVAGLRGAGIKCLKSNAGLFCWVDMRHLLSSDTFEAEKELWKRILFGFGLNISPGSSCHCSEPGWFRMCFANISQETLRVALRRVEALVESMDSTKASTLRNATSTTSGAGGDNFNHHHHRRTVRNSRRSWSLSKWVLPSPYDDHETADR